In Candidatus Berkelbacteria bacterium, the following are encoded in one genomic region:
- a CDS encoding phosphodiester glycosidase family protein: MRLWSRQIVSRNFSNQARWVSLALISTLFIASVYSAEVLHTQRNLRAETDTIAQNNEKLRNLAITSYKNVAVKITEAESLGADVSAQKTELATNYALILTEHEYLQAATELTTQLASVMALITSQTAAIEAEKQKGTLSGVVKEGDNPLSGVKVALKEGSSELGSVLTGTDGRYLLTVKAGSWTLVGSKSGYTSHTKSGVTISAGQTATYDFSLSKAPAAPPPTSAPPPSSVLTNGDSSYEVVTVKGYTVHLSKFNLASGEFRVITDTANDNDCVDNCPTKSLSSYVSDHGAFAGMNGTYFCPADYSSCAGKTGSFYWKVWNSRLSKMINGSNGSFEYEPFLTVNGNTAKYYGSWSSFSGTITAGISSSPALVSGGSNVLNQSNLDSKQKTVKSNRGAMGLKGQVLYLAIAKSATVIDLADIMDELDVDYAMNVDGGGSSAMIYNNSYKVGPGRSLPNALVVARR, encoded by the coding sequence ATGCGTCTATGGAGCCGACAAATTGTCAGTAGGAATTTTAGTAACCAAGCGCGTTGGGTCAGTTTGGCGCTTATCTCAACGCTCTTTATCGCCTCCGTTTATTCGGCGGAGGTTTTACACACGCAAAGAAATTTACGAGCCGAAACTGACACCATTGCCCAAAATAATGAAAAGTTGCGAAATTTGGCCATCACTTCCTACAAGAATGTCGCCGTAAAAATAACCGAGGCCGAGAGTCTTGGTGCCGACGTTTCAGCGCAGAAAACCGAGCTTGCAACGAACTACGCCCTTATCCTCACTGAGCATGAATATCTCCAGGCAGCTACTGAACTTACAACGCAGCTTGCTTCGGTCATGGCTCTAATCACGAGCCAGACCGCAGCGATTGAAGCCGAGAAACAAAAAGGTACGCTGTCGGGCGTAGTTAAAGAAGGTGACAATCCGTTGTCGGGTGTAAAAGTGGCCCTGAAAGAAGGCAGCAGCGAGCTCGGTTCCGTGCTCACTGGAACAGATGGTCGCTACTTATTGACCGTTAAGGCTGGCAGCTGGACGCTTGTCGGCAGCAAAAGTGGTTACACCTCGCACACTAAGTCCGGCGTTACAATTAGTGCCGGGCAAACAGCCACCTACGACTTTTCGCTTTCTAAGGCACCCGCCGCCCCTCCTCCGACTAGTGCCCCACCGCCGAGCTCAGTACTAACCAACGGCGACAGTTCGTACGAAGTCGTGACCGTTAAAGGCTACACGGTACATTTATCGAAATTTAATCTCGCGAGCGGCGAGTTCCGCGTTATTACCGATACGGCCAACGACAACGACTGCGTCGACAACTGTCCGACCAAGTCGCTTTCCAGTTACGTCAGTGACCACGGCGCCTTTGCCGGCATGAACGGTACCTACTTCTGTCCCGCAGACTATTCATCCTGCGCTGGCAAGACCGGCTCCTTCTACTGGAAAGTTTGGAACAGCCGCCTTAGTAAAATGATCAACGGCAGCAATGGCTCCTTTGAATATGAGCCGTTCCTGACAGTGAACGGCAATACGGCCAAATATTATGGTTCCTGGTCTAGCTTTAGCGGCACTATTACCGCCGGTATCAGTTCGTCCCCAGCGTTGGTTTCTGGTGGCAGTAACGTGCTCAACCAAAGTAACCTCGATAGCAAACAAAAAACGGTCAAGTCTAACCGCGGCGCGATGGGCCTGAAAGGACAGGTGCTCTACTTGGCGATTGCCAAGAGCGCGACCGTCATAGATCTAGCCGATATTATGGACGAGCTCGATGTTGATTACGCGATGAACGTCGACGGCGGCGGGTCGAGCGCGATGATTTATAACAATAGCTACAAAGTTGGCCCCGGCCGAAGCCTACCTAACGCACTCGTTGTTGCCCGACGATAG
- a CDS encoding right-handed parallel beta-helix repeat-containing protein: MEARVRIMLYVLLVLTIGLASRFFSAEQYEASSASAEFYVSSTGSDSNSGTIDAPFKTIEKAKLSARSTAGNVNINLRGGVYELSNPINLTSADSGKGGGVVTYQSYQNEVVVVRGSKALAGFTAIGGGIYEVDLTANGLGTQTVKDLFVNGVRQIPARYPNYIAPNFSKTDPWEGNFVFAASNTPEVKNKVVYSDTFTRPESWSNPTTGSVNIYSGPNYWNSIVPISALNKAGRTINFGSDVTYNLLPGNRFFVENIREELDAPGEWFFDASAKKVLLIPPAGININSDRISVPISNYIFNPNGANNIKFSHLVLEESQRHALYLISSKDITIDNSVIRNTTERGIFVQGSSERVSINNNIIHDTGDDGIMIDQTDYSYRKNLSSSGHSITNNRVYLVGQIIKWGSGIKASSTVGLKIANNEVYDTPRVGIFLVGNDTVVESNHVHNTNRETQDSGGIYTIARSWLYRGNVINNNFVHDTGGYGRSGSVWIFNYFSWGIYLDDFSSGTWVYNNVVARSPKGGVQVHGGRDNTVTNNIFSESLTESNTYLQGRDVSVSLYSTMWNELSAMSANGFDHDKYFAKYPELSTITETMTNATAYAGNKITKNIFYFPSHPSVRLYWVRYFIGNTGNVVDYNVIWNGGVALSVTHPESAGSQLSWDQWKAFGYDTHSVIADPLFKDPGHDNYELKSGSPALQVGFVPFITSDVGPTTPPPIDPGSADRYNNTSTNNDAASTSSTPNAGTSGSTNSKSKKNNSADTSPGTQVSKTEQAINLPDITEGEDISLKDQFKILGIKQGSVVVVSVLVILLMLCSLAVMFVHKLKIEHLRRLQRSFRNLHS; encoded by the coding sequence ATGGAAGCACGGGTCAGAATCATGTTGTACGTCTTGCTCGTCCTGACGATTGGTCTGGCCTCGAGGTTTTTTAGCGCTGAGCAGTACGAGGCGAGCAGTGCCAGCGCTGAGTTTTACGTCTCATCGACGGGTAGCGATAGCAATTCAGGCACGATTGACGCACCGTTCAAAACCATTGAAAAAGCCAAACTGTCTGCTCGCTCCACGGCTGGTAACGTCAATATAAATCTACGCGGCGGCGTTTACGAACTATCCAATCCAATAAACTTAACTTCAGCCGACTCCGGCAAGGGCGGCGGAGTTGTCACGTATCAGTCATATCAGAATGAGGTGGTAGTAGTGCGTGGCAGTAAGGCGCTGGCCGGGTTTACGGCAATTGGTGGCGGGATTTATGAGGTAGACCTAACTGCCAACGGCTTGGGGACTCAAACAGTTAAAGACCTTTTCGTTAATGGTGTCCGCCAAATACCAGCTCGTTACCCGAATTATATTGCCCCAAATTTCTCTAAGACTGATCCATGGGAAGGCAATTTCGTTTTTGCGGCCAGTAATACACCGGAGGTGAAGAATAAGGTTGTTTACAGCGATACTTTCACGCGGCCTGAGAGTTGGAGCAATCCGACAACAGGTTCGGTTAACATTTATTCTGGCCCAAACTACTGGAATTCAATTGTTCCGATATCGGCCTTAAACAAAGCAGGCCGAACCATCAATTTCGGTAGCGACGTAACCTATAACCTATTGCCTGGTAATCGCTTTTTCGTTGAAAATATTCGCGAGGAGCTAGACGCACCCGGTGAATGGTTCTTCGATGCTAGTGCCAAAAAAGTTTTACTGATTCCGCCAGCGGGGATTAACATTAACTCCGATCGCATTTCCGTCCCAATCTCAAACTATATTTTCAATCCGAACGGCGCCAATAACATCAAATTTTCCCATCTTGTTCTCGAAGAATCACAGAGACACGCCTTATATCTAATTAGTTCCAAAGACATTACTATCGACAACTCTGTGATACGAAACACAACTGAGCGAGGCATTTTTGTCCAAGGCTCGTCGGAACGTGTGAGCATTAACAATAACATCATCCATGATACTGGCGACGACGGGATTATGATTGACCAGACCGATTACTCTTACCGTAAGAACTTGTCATCATCTGGGCATAGCATTACAAATAATCGAGTATACTTGGTCGGACAAATTATAAAGTGGGGTAGCGGCATCAAGGCTAGCAGTACGGTAGGTCTAAAGATCGCGAATAACGAGGTTTATGATACCCCCCGTGTCGGTATCTTTCTCGTTGGCAACGATACCGTCGTTGAATCGAACCATGTTCATAACACCAACCGAGAAACTCAAGATTCTGGAGGAATCTATACTATCGCCCGATCTTGGCTGTACCGAGGCAATGTCATTAATAATAACTTCGTGCACGATACGGGTGGTTACGGACGATCTGGTAGCGTATGGATCTTCAATTATTTCTCCTGGGGCATATATCTGGACGACTTCTCCAGCGGCACCTGGGTTTACAACAATGTCGTCGCCCGATCACCGAAAGGCGGCGTCCAAGTTCATGGCGGTCGCGACAACACAGTAACTAACAATATATTTTCTGAGTCGCTAACTGAATCTAATACGTATCTGCAAGGTAGGGACGTATCAGTTAGCCTCTATTCCACAATGTGGAATGAGCTTTCAGCAATGAGCGCAAATGGGTTTGATCACGACAAGTATTTTGCGAAATACCCAGAGCTAAGCACTATAACCGAGACAATGACCAACGCTACCGCATACGCAGGCAATAAAATAACCAAGAATATTTTCTACTTCCCAAGCCACCCTAGCGTCCGCCTATACTGGGTTAGATATTTTATCGGCAATACCGGCAACGTCGTTGACTACAATGTAATTTGGAACGGTGGCGTCGCTTTGTCAGTAACGCACCCGGAATCGGCTGGTTCACAGTTGAGCTGGGATCAATGGAAGGCATTTGGGTACGATACCCATTCGGTAATTGCCGACCCGCTCTTCAAAGATCCGGGGCATGATAACTACGAGTTGAAGTCGGGTTCACCAGCCTTACAGGTTGGTTTTGTGCCGTTCATCACCAGCGACGTTGGGCCGACAACACCCCCGCCGATAGATCCCGGCAGTGCCGATAGATACAACAACACTAGTACCAATAATGATGCAGCAAGTACTTCTTCGACCCCTAACGCAGGGACCTCCGGCTCGACTAATTCGAAAAGTAAGAAGAATAACAGTGCTGATACTTCACCGGGCACCCAGGTTAGCAAGACCGAACAGGCAATAAACCTGCCCGATATTACAGAGGGCGAAGACATAAGTCTCAAAGACCAGTTTAAAATCCTTGGCATAAAGCAGGGCTCTGTAGTAGTGGTAAGCGTTTTAGTGATCTTGCTAATGCTCTGCAGTTTGGCGGTGATGTTTGTCCATAAACTGAAAATCGAGCATTTACGTCGTTTGCAGCGCAGTTTTCGTAACCTCCATTCCTAG
- the clpP gene encoding ATP-dependent Clp endopeptidase proteolytic subunit ClpP translates to MEEPKNQILVPMVIEKTAFGERAYDIYSRLLRDRIIFVGGPVEDHLANVIMAQLLFLESENATKDIQIYINSPGGSVSAGLAIYDTMKHIKPDVSTICIGMAASMGAFLLAGGAKGKRFALPNSRVMIHQVMGGAEGQASDVEIQAKEILYIKQRLNHILAENTGKKLEKIEHDTDRNFWMSGSEAVEYGLVDKVLV, encoded by the coding sequence ATGGAAGAACCAAAGAACCAGATACTCGTTCCGATGGTTATCGAAAAAACGGCGTTTGGCGAACGAGCCTACGATATTTATTCGCGCTTACTTCGCGACCGAATTATTTTTGTCGGCGGACCGGTTGAGGATCATCTCGCTAACGTCATTATGGCGCAGCTATTATTCCTCGAGTCGGAGAACGCCACTAAAGACATTCAGATATATATCAACAGCCCGGGCGGCTCGGTCTCGGCGGGTCTCGCAATTTACGACACGATGAAGCACATCAAGCCGGACGTCTCAACGATCTGCATCGGCATGGCCGCATCAATGGGGGCGTTTCTTTTAGCTGGCGGGGCCAAAGGCAAGCGTTTCGCGTTACCTAATTCTCGGGTCATGATTCACCAGGTAATGGGTGGCGCTGAGGGCCAGGCTAGTGACGTTGAGATACAAGCCAAAGAAATTCTTTACATCAAACAGCGTCTTAATCATATCCTGGCTGAGAATACGGGCAAAAAACTAGAGAAAATCGAACACGACACTGACCGTAACTTTTGGATGAGTGGCAGCGAGGCGGTCGAATACGGTCTCGTTGACAAGGTCCTGGTTTAG
- a CDS encoding nucleotidyltransferase family protein, translated as MKNAHAIILAGGKRLPDLESYCGVSHVANIPVNGVRMVERVASAFRDAGVQKITVVGAKVADCQEAAAGLSLLGSLKNGLDLADYSDRVILSTCDMPFLEAKEVSEFLSRQNGSTLYCAVVPVAACRDKYPELSRTSLTTAEGEFTLGNIFSGEKWVWDTVLPFVERAYKARKNKLRLAWMLGPFIAVRYLRARTKPEVLRISDLEHRARKLAKCPVSAVIGDWPGIGTDIDSTAHFQAAEPYFPQLVSVRTL; from the coding sequence TTGAAGAATGCTCACGCAATTATCCTGGCAGGCGGTAAACGCTTACCGGACCTTGAGTCGTACTGCGGCGTTTCGCACGTCGCCAACATACCTGTAAACGGTGTTCGCATGGTAGAGCGAGTTGCGTCAGCGTTCCGAGATGCCGGCGTGCAAAAGATCACCGTTGTCGGCGCGAAAGTTGCCGACTGCCAAGAAGCTGCGGCGGGCTTAAGCCTGCTGGGTAGCTTGAAGAATGGACTGGATCTGGCCGACTACAGCGACCGGGTGATTCTGTCGACGTGCGATATGCCTTTCCTGGAAGCCAAGGAGGTCTCGGAGTTCCTGTCGCGCCAAAACGGTAGCACCTTGTACTGCGCTGTCGTGCCTGTCGCGGCTTGCCGCGACAAGTACCCAGAGCTAAGTCGTACATCGCTCACAACCGCTGAGGGCGAGTTCACGCTTGGCAACATCTTCTCTGGTGAGAAGTGGGTGTGGGATACGGTTCTGCCATTCGTCGAGCGCGCCTACAAGGCCAGGAAAAACAAGCTCCGGCTTGCTTGGATGCTCGGGCCGTTCATAGCGGTCCGATATCTCCGAGCGCGAACTAAACCCGAGGTGCTGAGAATTAGCGACCTCGAGCACAGAGCGCGCAAGCTTGCCAAGTGTCCTGTCAGCGCCGTGATCGGTGACTGGCCCGGTATCGGCACAGACATCGACTCCACAGCTCACTTCCAAGCTGCCGAGCCTTACTTCCCTCAACTCGTTTCCGTCCGGACGTTGTGA
- a CDS encoding YggT family protein codes for MTRELRRERVTWRPDVVDETGEATAFKATQVVYYVLSVLEGLLVIRFAFKLFAANAANGLVDFVYDLTGPFVAPFRGIFASPVEEGTVFESSTLLAMVVYALVAYIIARLFFIMSDSTESAYHS; via the coding sequence ATGACACGAGAATTACGTCGAGAGCGGGTAACTTGGCGACCGGACGTGGTCGACGAAACCGGGGAAGCCACTGCCTTTAAGGCCACTCAGGTTGTTTACTACGTCTTGAGTGTCCTGGAAGGGCTGCTAGTTATCAGGTTCGCTTTCAAGCTATTTGCTGCAAACGCCGCTAATGGTCTCGTCGACTTTGTCTACGATCTGACCGGGCCTTTTGTCGCCCCGTTCCGAGGTATCTTTGCTTCGCCAGTAGAGGAGGGAACGGTCTTTGAGTCGTCGACGTTACTAGCGATGGTTGTTTACGCGCTCGTCGCTTACATCATTGCCCGGCTCTTCTTCATTATGTCCGATAGCACGGAAAGCGCTTACCACAGCTAG
- the tig gene encoding trigger factor has product MKISHEKLPYSRIKYVVEIDETETVEFFTEASKNLAAKTNVAGFRPGKAPAEVIRSQLKPEDLREEAYALAARQAWSEIAEKSQVLPIEDPSVEVEKFEEGAASRLIFLFDVRPEVKVKDWRKIKVESFPVTEVTDVEVADVLNSLGRAHAQTLVKLEPAEKGDKLEVTFTGSINGVRKDKLAASKFGLVLGQGGVVPGFEDNLIGVRRGDSKKFTVTFPKDHFDKEFAGQKIDFETTVDEVFRLVLPPQDNSFAEKFGHKTFDELRQAVKEDLARHKEEEAQTQRKAKWLSEFDKKVETTIPRSLLKAEVDRSRQAWSAFLAERSIKPEDWLARRNTTLEKLEEDWSRAAESSVRIGLGLAEVAKEQGKELKNDQDYQEFLEELVKAPK; this is encoded by the coding sequence ATGAAAATTAGCCACGAGAAATTACCCTACAGCCGCATTAAATACGTTGTCGAGATTGACGAGACGGAAACGGTCGAGTTCTTTACTGAAGCGTCAAAAAACTTAGCAGCGAAGACTAATGTCGCTGGATTTCGACCGGGAAAGGCGCCTGCAGAAGTAATTCGTAGCCAATTAAAACCCGAGGACTTGCGCGAAGAGGCCTACGCTCTTGCGGCCAGACAAGCCTGGAGTGAAATTGCCGAGAAGAGCCAAGTCTTGCCGATCGAGGATCCAAGCGTTGAGGTAGAGAAGTTCGAGGAAGGCGCTGCGAGCCGGCTAATCTTCTTGTTTGACGTTCGCCCAGAAGTTAAAGTCAAAGACTGGCGCAAAATAAAAGTTGAGAGCTTCCCTGTGACTGAAGTTACCGATGTAGAAGTGGCGGATGTTCTTAATTCGTTAGGCCGGGCGCATGCTCAAACGCTAGTCAAACTCGAACCCGCGGAAAAGGGCGACAAGTTGGAAGTGACCTTCACTGGTTCAATTAACGGTGTTCGAAAAGACAAGCTAGCTGCCTCTAAATTTGGCTTAGTTCTTGGACAAGGCGGGGTTGTGCCAGGTTTCGAAGATAATCTTATCGGGGTCCGTCGTGGTGATAGTAAAAAATTTACCGTTACGTTCCCAAAAGACCATTTTGACAAAGAATTTGCCGGTCAGAAGATTGATTTTGAAACTACGGTAGATGAGGTTTTTCGACTAGTTCTACCGCCACAGGACAATAGCTTCGCCGAAAAATTCGGCCACAAAACTTTTGACGAACTGCGTCAGGCAGTCAAAGAGGATTTAGCGCGTCATAAAGAAGAAGAGGCTCAAACTCAGCGCAAGGCAAAATGGCTCTCGGAGTTTGACAAGAAGGTTGAGACCACAATTCCGCGTAGTTTATTGAAGGCAGAAGTAGATCGATCGCGACAAGCTTGGTCCGCCTTTTTGGCTGAACGTAGTATCAAGCCCGAGGACTGGTTAGCGCGCCGCAATACTACTCTTGAGAAACTCGAAGAGGATTGGTCGCGTGCCGCCGAATCGTCAGTTCGTATCGGTTTAGGGCTAGCGGAAGTTGCTAAAGAGCAAGGAAAAGAACTCAAGAACGACCAAGACTATCAGGAATTCCTGGAAGAGCTAGTAAAAGCTCCAAAATAG
- a CDS encoding Ig-like domain-containing protein has translation MVLTLRVLLTYSLALIFVPTALAQTNSVVNANVVSSVSATNSSFVADLAELPADGTSMVTLTATIVDANNLPLPQKEVIVTSNRGDIDTIRCYAGSTLTEENKATTDTNGVARCGARSLVPGEATFTATADTVILEDKPVVKFTPLPILTQLKITVKTPGGGQVTLVQPPAPSATPSSPTGEGLDHSPSSDKLVDTGINLQIPFWVFIITALFFLLIPVLLLIIIVLIRKIRLMIGAARKHAEAEEALLAKIYTLEQQVAQEQHAVTAQAQQVTVANEKLTDKIDQVSDQLSSNINGMSQTTSEAVTPTILETPSAPEVPPSEPQA, from the coding sequence ATGGTATTAACACTGAGGGTCCTGCTTACTTATTCCTTGGCGCTTATTTTTGTGCCGACCGCCCTAGCCCAAACAAATTCAGTCGTTAACGCCAACGTCGTCTCGTCGGTCTCGGCGACAAACTCATCTTTCGTGGCGGATTTGGCCGAATTACCGGCCGACGGTACGTCAATGGTAACGCTAACCGCAACAATTGTTGACGCCAACAACCTGCCACTGCCGCAAAAGGAAGTTATCGTGACTTCAAACCGCGGCGATATCGACACGATCCGTTGTTACGCCGGCTCAACGCTGACAGAGGAGAATAAGGCTACCACTGACACAAACGGCGTTGCCCGTTGTGGCGCGCGTTCCTTAGTCCCAGGAGAAGCGACCTTCACCGCAACGGCAGATACTGTCATCCTCGAGGATAAGCCTGTTGTTAAATTCACTCCGTTGCCAATCCTTACCCAGCTAAAAATAACCGTGAAAACGCCCGGGGGCGGCCAAGTCACTTTAGTCCAGCCGCCCGCACCATCTGCAACGCCTAGCAGCCCGACCGGTGAAGGGCTTGATCACTCACCGTCAAGCGACAAACTTGTCGATACTGGGATTAACCTGCAGATCCCGTTCTGGGTTTTTATAATCACCGCCTTATTTTTCCTATTGATACCGGTCTTACTCCTAATAATCATCGTGCTAATCCGTAAGATTCGCCTGATGATCGGCGCCGCGCGTAAACACGCTGAAGCCGAGGAGGCGTTACTCGCTAAAATCTACACTCTCGAGCAACAGGTCGCCCAAGAACAGCATGCCGTCACGGCTCAAGCTCAGCAGGTAACGGTCGCTAATGAAAAGTTGACCGATAAAATAGATCAAGTAAGCGACCAGCTTAGTTCGAATATTAACGGAATGTCGCAAACAACAAGCGAGGCAGTGACGCCAACAATTTTGGAGACACCAAGCGCTCCGGAAGTGCCGCCAAGTGAGCCTCAGGCTTAG
- a CDS encoding serine hydrolase, translating into MVHKNETMPRKGVALWLFGALIISIALNIFLSLDWLSDRADKYPYLSKRLFAENVNNIVINFVPLRAKLRDYVAHAPKRTGVYFEYLPTGVSIGVNEKDVFFSASLVKLPTVMRFYKLIDEGKIKSSKPITLKDEYIDKGFGELWRRGSGAQVSTQELIDAVTKTSDNTAFRAIQDLIKPFNTYQDDKHSLRDVYNYLDITEDEAGGNAGITPKNFSSILRSLYLSAYLPYSLSNEILKDLSESEFNDWLPEPLPQEIKIAHKFGLYNAEPHEFAVHSDCGIVYYPQRPYVLCVMVNTYDGAVAQKEIRDLSKSVYDYIKDIK; encoded by the coding sequence ATGGTTCATAAAAACGAAACCATGCCTCGCAAAGGAGTAGCGCTTTGGCTGTTTGGCGCCCTAATAATAAGTATCGCCCTCAACATATTCTTGTCACTTGATTGGCTGAGTGATCGCGCCGATAAATATCCCTATCTCTCAAAAAGGCTTTTCGCCGAGAACGTTAACAATATCGTCATCAATTTCGTGCCACTGCGCGCGAAACTGCGCGATTACGTCGCCCATGCCCCAAAGCGAACGGGTGTTTACTTTGAGTATTTACCAACCGGTGTCAGCATCGGCGTCAACGAAAAGGATGTTTTCTTTTCTGCGAGCCTTGTTAAATTGCCGACGGTTATGAGGTTTTATAAACTCATCGACGAAGGGAAAATCAAATCAAGCAAACCGATTACCTTAAAAGATGAGTATATTGACAAAGGTTTTGGCGAGTTGTGGCGACGCGGCAGCGGCGCCCAAGTCTCAACGCAGGAGCTGATAGACGCTGTCACTAAGACCTCAGATAATACTGCTTTCCGAGCTATCCAAGACCTGATTAAGCCGTTCAATACCTACCAAGACGACAAGCACTCACTTAGAGACGTCTATAACTACCTTGACATCACAGAGGATGAGGCGGGCGGTAACGCGGGTATCACGCCAAAGAACTTCTCTTCAATCCTACGTAGCCTTTACCTCTCAGCCTACCTGCCTTATAGCTTATCTAACGAGATCTTGAAGGATCTTAGCGAGTCAGAATTCAACGATTGGCTACCAGAGCCGCTGCCTCAAGAAATTAAGATTGCCCATAAATTTGGTTTATACAACGCCGAGCCGCATGAGTTTGCTGTCCACTCCGATTGCGGCATCGTTTATTACCCGCAGCGACCTTACGTGCTTTGCGTCATGGTTAATACTTACGACGGCGCCGTAGCGCAAAAAGAGATACGAGATCTTTCGAAATCCGTCTATGATTACATCAAAGACATAAAATGA
- a CDS encoding serine hydrolase yields the protein MKQHHITLSIAVIAVVSIILNISTWSKPSNEQKYPLLAKRLFVSSPNDLLINFTSLREDLRKYIDKSDHKIGVYFEYLPTGISININGNDDYYRASLVKLPGVMRTYKLIEDGKLQEQEQLEVKPYHLNNFGENKDLKVGMKKTVGELSALALRDSNNTAYEIIYEKVNGDILKKEKGDEETINNVYNYLDIPTPGPDQTLFISPKNYSSALKSLYFSSYLNYADSSKLLDHLTHSSFNDWLPKNLPKDLLIAHKFGIFDLNEPANYKVHSDCGIVYLPKRPYLLCVMGQQANNDNLGADIADISKIVYDFLTKN from the coding sequence ATGAAGCAACACCACATCACTCTTTCAATCGCCGTAATTGCCGTCGTCAGTATAATTCTCAATATCTCGACCTGGTCAAAGCCAAGCAACGAGCAGAAATATCCGCTCCTCGCCAAACGCCTCTTTGTTTCCAGCCCTAATGATCTGCTGATAAATTTTACCAGCTTAAGAGAGGACCTAAGAAAGTACATCGACAAGTCCGACCATAAAATAGGCGTCTACTTCGAGTATCTGCCGACCGGTATCAGTATTAATATCAACGGTAACGACGATTATTACCGCGCCAGTTTAGTGAAACTGCCAGGGGTGATGCGTACTTATAAACTTATTGAGGACGGCAAACTCCAAGAGCAGGAGCAGTTAGAAGTTAAGCCCTATCACCTAAACAATTTCGGAGAAAACAAAGACCTGAAAGTCGGCATGAAGAAGACCGTCGGTGAGCTCTCGGCCCTGGCGTTGCGTGACTCCAATAATACGGCCTACGAAATTATTTATGAAAAAGTGAACGGCGACATCCTTAAAAAGGAAAAGGGAGACGAGGAGACTATCAACAATGTATATAACTACCTCGACATTCCCACTCCGGGCCCTGATCAAACCTTATTTATCTCGCCGAAAAATTACTCGTCCGCCCTAAAAAGCCTCTACTTTTCTTCTTATCTAAACTACGCTGACTCCTCAAAGCTTCTTGATCACCTGACGCACTCTTCCTTCAATGATTGGCTACCTAAAAACCTGCCGAAAGACCTCCTGATTGCTCACAAATTTGGCATATTCGACCTTAATGAGCCGGCTAATTACAAAGTCCATTCCGATTGCGGCATTGTCTATTTGCCAAAACGACCATACCTCTTATGCGTCATGGGCCAACAAGCCAATAACGACAACTTAGGGGCTGATATCGCAGATATTTCGAAGATTGTTTACGACTTCCTAACAAAAAACTAG